The following proteins are encoded in a genomic region of Syngnathus acus chromosome 22, fSynAcu1.2, whole genome shotgun sequence:
- the bub1bb gene encoding mitotic checkpoint serine/threonine-protein kinase BUB1 beta, translating into MAEGEDVDWELCKENIQPLRRGRNMSALLQALSQSKDGPSPAILQQRQAFEAELRLYNGDDPLDVWDRYIRWSEQMFPQGGKGSNLSTLLEQAVTRYTDEKKYHNDPRYVDLWIKYAGHCLERLDIYRYMKAQGIGTTRASFYIAWAEEHENRGEFLKADLVFQEGLQMFAQPLDRLQQFHKMLQAQVSRQAMKKVDDSDSDNESKEPERVSLAELKTRGKKAAVPIVRTGAAIKSVSRGLSLRADPIEESSSHSSNSKLVIFDETKASAAPSEPKFEPWLAPPPARPKENEKGVEKWCNVKVRQKSKFGHTLMAAPPPRPTFQPFVDESETPKMTPCKIIPTVNNILSARKSCRDNETPLKKLLEQKEGESSKELEKSMYCKELLFSGTTEFSLEELHAELYLKKNSQVASFPDEQ; encoded by the exons ATGGCAGAAGGAGAGGATGTGGATTGGGAGCTCTGCAAAGAGAACATTCAGCCTTTGAGACGTGGGAGAAACATGTCAGCGTTGCTCCAGGCACTCAGTCAAAGCAAAGATGGCCCCAGCCCTGCCATCCTCCAACAGAGACA gGCTTTTGAGGCAGAATTGCGGCTGTACAATGGAGACGATCCACTCGATGTTTGGGATCG GTACATCAGATGGTCAGAGCAAATGTTTCCTCAGGGAGGAAAAGGGAGCAACCTGAGCACGCTGTTAGAGCAAGCCGTTACAAGATACACAGACGAAAAGAAATATCACAACGATCCTCGCTACGTTGACCTCTGGATCAAATAT GCGGGGCACTGTTTGGAGCGCTTGGACATTTACAGGTACATGAAAGCCCAGGGAATAGGGACCACCCGGGCGTCCTTCTATATCGCCTGGGCTGAGGAGCATGAGAACCGTGGCGAATTCCTTAAAGCTGACTTGGTCTTCCAAGAAGGACTTCAAATGTTTGCCCAGCCTCTTGACAGGCTACAGCAGTTTCACAA GATGCTGCAGGCTCAAGTGTCCCGACAAGCGATGAAAAAAGTCGATGATAGTGACAGTGACAACGAGTCCAAAGAACCCGAGAGAGTTTCTCTTGCCGAGCTCAAAACACGAGGGAAGAAGGCTGCCGTGCCTATCGTCAGAACCGGAGCTGCGATTAAAA GTGTCTCAAGAGGCCTGAGTTTGCGTGCCGATCCCATCGAAGAAAGCAGCAGTCACAGCAGCAACAGTAAATTGGTCATCTTTGATGAGACTAAAGCAAGCGCTGCGCCTTCAGAACCAAAATTCGAGCCTTGGctggctcctcctcctgcaaggccaaaggaaaatgaaaaaggggTGGAGAAATGGTGCAATGTGAAG GTGCGGCAGAAGTCTAAATTTGGACACACATTGATGGCTGCACCTCCTCCAAGACCCACTTTCCAACCTTTTGTTGATGAATCAGAGACCCCAAAAAT GACGCCGTGCAAGATCATACCCACAGTGAACAACATTTTGTCAGCACGCAAGAGCTGCAGAGACAACGAGACTCCTCTGAAAAAGCTGCTGGAGCAGAAAGAAGGGGAATCGAGCAAAGAGCTGGAAAAGAGCATGTACTGTAAAGAGCTACTCTTCAGCGGCACCACCGAATTCAGCTTAGAGGAACTGCATGCCGAgctgtatttaaaaaagaactcGCAGGTGGCCAGCTTCCCTGACGAACAATAA
- the zfyve19 gene encoding abscission/NoCut checkpoint regulator, which translates to MRIEMDNRCYCCTTKFGVFKKELGCKNCGRSFCASCLTYNAVVPRCGNSQQKVCKQCHGNLTSGNTSNDAGRWSPPENYKKRVAAFEAKQQGQKTQPHGGSIPSLAGLPPPKGLSTEDQAIVERLEKLKKDTAPKSIPSEKELEARLSALKGPIKPAPSSQEMEDRLAVLKGQTPPSQAPPPVHQPPDNRTQTEQSNDLLIQMTDEVGIDHQFDNPGDSDSGNMNDLNKGEDQTRQDNRNENQDSWRQLENDAAQLVEDAQKELRKDHHETEQILNMAKRLAQLKGQDPDQVKMEDYKHPDSDEETEDDTIKRVLKQLSEEAALDEASGYNIPLEHSGPKNTEKKPSGPKNTEKKEPSKKPTKAPATKSRTSRAPVRSVETPSDSDDDELPWCCICNHDATLRCYTCGGDLYCNRCFREGHNKWMDHVTAKYTAPKKKRKS; encoded by the exons ATGCGCATAGAAATGGATAaccgttgttattgttgtaccACCAAGTTCGGCGTTTTTAAAAAGGAG CTGGGTTGTAAAAACTGTGGCCGGTCCTTCTGCGCCAGCTGCTTGACTTATAATGCTGTAGTGCCACGTTGCGGCAACAGCCAGCAGAAGGTCTGCAAGCAATGTCATGGCAATCTTACAAG TGGGAATACTTCAAACGATGCAGGAAGATGGTCTCCACCTGAAAACTACAAAAA ACGAGTTGCTGCATTTGAAGCCAAACAGCAAGGACAGAAGACACAGCCACATGGAGGCAGTATACCTTCTCTCGCAGGTCTTCCCCCTCCTAAAGGTCTAAGTACGGAAGATCAAGCAATTGTTGAAAGGCTTGAAAAGCTGAAAAAAGACACTGCACCAA AGTCTATCCCTTCTGAAAAAGAGCTTGAGGCTAGGCTCTCTGCCCTTAAAGGTCCCATCAAGCCAGCGCCTTCTTCCCAGGAGATGGAAGACCGGTTAGCAGTTTTAAAGGGCCAAACTCCTCCTTCTCAAGCCCCACCACCT GTCCACCAGCCTCCAGATAACAGGACTCAGACTGAGCAATCCAATGATCTTCTTATTCAGATGACAGATGAAGTTGGAATTGACCATCAATTTGATAATCCTGGAGACA GTGACAGTGGAAATATGAATGATCTGAACAAAGGAGAGGACCAGACACGACAGGACAATAGGAATGAGAACCAAGACTCATGGAGGCAGCTTGAGAATGATGCGGCACAATTGGTTGAAGATGCTCAAAAGGAGCTGAGAAAGGATCATCATGAGACAGAACAAATCCTCAATATGGCCAAGAGGCTCGCACAGCTGAAAGGCCAGGACCCAGACCAAG TGAAGATGGAAGATTACAAACATCCTGACAGTGATGAGGAGACAGAGGATGACACTATAAAGAGAGTCTTAAAGCAG CTCTCGGAAGAAGCTGCACTAGATGAGGCCAGTGGCTACAACATACCTCTGGAACACAGTGGACCGAAAAACACAGAGAAGAAACCCAGTGGACCGAAAAACACAGAGAAGAAAGAGCCCTCGAAGAAGCCT ACAAAAGCTCCAGCGACCAAGAGTAGGACTTCACGGGCACCCGTAAGATCAGTGGAAACACCATCAGACAGTGATGACGATGAACTTCCGTGGTGTTGCATCTGCAATCACGATGCCACTTTACGCTGTTACACCTGCGGTGGAGACCTGTACTGCAATCGCTGCTTCAG GGAAGGACACAACAAATGGATGGACCATGTCACCGCCAAGTACACCgcaccaaaaaagaaaaggaagtcTTGA
- the zgc:162989 gene encoding protein phosphatase 1 regulatory subunit 14B codes for MCVRDRENLVCFHGSPEAVATMASEANTQSRVMFQSTGKVDEPGHRKLGKLTVKYNRKDLQRRLDIEEWIDEQLHLLFDCEEEDIPELEIDIDELLELSDEGQRKRVQELLQECRKPIEDFVNGLLYRIKGLRKMSGPLKK; via the exons atgtgtgtgcgtgacagAGAGAACTTGGTGTGTTTCCACGGGTCTCCTGAGGCCGTGGCAACCATGGCGTCAGAGGCAAACACCCAGTCCAGAGTGATGTTCCAATCCACGGGCAAAGTCGACGAGCCAGGGCACCGCAAGCTTGGCAAGCTGACCGTCAAGTACAACCGCAAGGACCTGCAGAGGAGGCTGGATATTGAGGAGTGGATAGATGAACAgctgcacctgctctttgactGTGAG GAAGAAGATATTCCAGAGTTGGAGATTGACATAGATGAGCTCCTGGAGCTGTCAGATGAGGGACAAAGAAAGCGAGTACAG GAGTTGTTGCAAGAATGCAGGAAGCCAATTGAG GATTTTGTCAACGGGCTGCTCTACAGGATAAAGGGACTACGCAAAATGTCAGGACCCTTGAAGAAATAG